In Candidatus Rokuibacteriota bacterium, the DNA window CTCGTTCGGCAGATCGTCCCATTTGGGACCGCCCACGGCCCCGAACAGGATGGCGTGGCTCTCGGCGCAGAGGCGGAGCGTCGAGTCGGAGAGGGGGACACCGGTGGCGTCGATCGCCGCCCCCCCGATGGGGGCCTCCTCGAACTCGAACTCGACGCCCGCTCCCCTGGCCACCCGCTCGAGGACCTTCACGGCCTCGGGGATGACCTCCTGACCGATTCCGTCTCCCGGGAGCACCGCGATCTTGTAGGCCGCCATCTTTTGCCCTTAAGCTCTCCACACCATTTCGAGTCTGGACACCCTAGTCTTGCCGTGTGTCATAGTTGGAGGCAGTAGGATCCATTGACTTGCCGAGCCCCTGCTTCTTCGCGACGTAGTTCATCAACCCGCCCGCCGCCATGATTGCGCGCGCGAACTCGGGCAGCGGCTGGGCCTGATAGCTCTCCCCTCTGGTCAGGTTCTTGATCTCGCCCGTCACTGGGTTGAGCTCCAGATCATCTCCCTGCTCGATCCGCTCGGCAGCTTCCGGGCACTCGAACAGGGGAAGCCCCAGGTTGATCGAGTTCCGGTAGAAGATCCGGGCGAAGGACTTGGCGATCACCGCCGACACCCCCGCGGCCCTGATCGAGATCGGGGCGTGCTCGCGCGAGGAGCCGCAGCCGAAGTTCCTGAGCCCGACCAGGACATCCCCGATCCGGACCTTCTTGGCAAATTCGGGGTCTGCGTCCTCCATGCAGTGCTTGCCCAGCTCCGACGGGTCCGAGGTCACCAGGTAGCGGGCCGGAATGATCTGGTCCGTGTCGACGTTGTCCCCGTACTTCCAGGCTTTGCCGTACAGGTTCATGAGCGATCTCCCCTCACGCGCTCGCCACCTTTTCGGGGTGGCTGATCTTGCCGGTCACGGCGGTGGCCGCTGCCACTGCGGGGCTTGCGAGGTACACCCGCGCTTTGGGATGCCCCATGCGTCCGGGGAAGTTCCGGTTCGACGTGGAGAGGCAGACCTCCTCGGGACCGAGCACGCCGTTGTAGCCCCCGAGGCATGGCCCGCAGGTCGCTTCGGAGATGGCGCAGCCGGCCTCGGCGAAGACCTCGATCAATCCTTCCCGCATCGCCTGCTGAAAAACCTGGTGAGTGGCCGGAATCACGATGCAGCGCACGTAGGGCGCTACCTTCCTACCCCGCATGATCCGGGCGGCGATCCGGAGATCTTCCATGCGGGCATTGGTGCAGGAGCCGATGAAGACCTGGTCCACGTCAACGCCCGCGATCTCGTCCAGCGGCCGCACGTTGTCGGGCGAGTACGGGCACGCGACCTGGAGGTCGATCTTGCCCGCATCCCACTCAAAAACCGAGTGGTATTGGGCGTCAGCGTCTGATTGGTGGAGCGTCCACGGCCGCTTCGCTCGCGGCCGCACGTACTCCAGCGTGATCTCGTCAGCGGCCACGATCCCGCTCTTACCACCAGCCTCGATGGCCATGTTGCAGAGCGTGAGCCGCTGGTCTACCGGCAGCGCGTGTACCACCTCGCCCGTGAACTCCATGGCCCGGTACGTCGCCCCGTCCACCCCGATCTGCCCGATCGTGTAGAGGATCAGGTCCTTCGCCGACACCCAGGGCTGAAGCCGCCCGTAGAAGTGGAACTTCATGGACTCGGGCACCTTGAACCAGGTCTCGCCGGTGATCATCGCGGCGGCCAGGTCGGTGGAGCCGACGCCGGTGGAGAAGCAGCCGAGCCCGCCGTAGGTGCAGGAGTGCGAGTCGGCGCC includes these proteins:
- the leuC gene encoding 3-isopropylmalate dehydratase large subunit, whose product is MGMTITEKILAAHADRREVHPGELITCRLDLLMGNDITAPIAIKEFERTGATRVFDPDRLTIVLSHFVPAKDIKSAEQCRIAREFAKKHKLKYFYDEGRGGIEHILLPQEGLVVPGDVVLGADSHSCTYGGLGCFSTGVGSTDLAAAMITGETWFKVPESMKFHFYGRLQPWVSAKDLILYTIGQIGVDGATYRAMEFTGEVVHALPVDQRLTLCNMAIEAGGKSGIVAADEITLEYVRPRAKRPWTLHQSDADAQYHSVFEWDAGKIDLQVACPYSPDNVRPLDEIAGVDVDQVFIGSCTNARMEDLRIAARIMRGRKVAPYVRCIVIPATHQVFQQAMREGLIEVFAEAGCAISEATCGPCLGGYNGVLGPEEVCLSTSNRNFPGRMGHPKARVYLASPAVAAATAVTGKISHPEKVASA
- a CDS encoding 3-isopropylmalate dehydratase small subunit, producing MNLYGKAWKYGDNVDTDQIIPARYLVTSDPSELGKHCMEDADPEFAKKVRIGDVLVGLRNFGCGSSREHAPISIRAAGVSAVIAKSFARIFYRNSINLGLPLFECPEAAERIEQGDDLELNPVTGEIKNLTRGESYQAQPLPEFARAIMAAGGLMNYVAKKQGLGKSMDPTASNYDTRQD